A single Zonotrichia albicollis isolate bZonAlb1 chromosome 28, bZonAlb1.hap1, whole genome shotgun sequence DNA region contains:
- the OARD1 gene encoding ADP-ribose glycohydrolase OARD1 isoform X1 has translation MWAALGRLGVAQAVGPARLIAVRPAAAGAFSIPHVTMATHLSKDQERIRCVKGDLFSCPSTDALAHCISEDCRMGAGIAVLFKKKFGGVQELLDQKKKTGEVAVLQRDDRYIYYLITKQKVSHKPTYESMQKSLEAMRAHCLNNGVTDISMPRIGCGLDGLQWEKVSAILEEVFENTDIKITVYTL, from the exons ATGTGGGCGGCGCTGGGCAGGCTCGGCGTGGCGCAGGCCGTGGGCCCGGCCCGGTTGATCGCTGTGCGCCCCGCGG CCGCAGGAGCCTTCTCCATACCCCACGTTACCATGGCCACCCACTTGTCCAAGGATCAGGAGAGA atcAGGTGTGTCAAGGGGGACCTGTTCTCGTGCCCGAGCACGGACGCCCTGGCTCACTGCATCAGCGAGGATTGCCGCATGGGCGCCGGCATCGCCGTGCTCTTCAAGAAGAAGTTTGGAGGCGtccaggagctcctggatcAAA AGAAGAAGACGGGGGAGGTGGCGGTTCTGCAGAGGGATGACCGCTACATTTACTACCTG ATTACAAAGCAGAAGGTTTCTCACAAGCCCACCTATGAGAGCATGCAGAAGAGTTTGGAAGCCATGAGAGCTCACTGCCTGAACAACGGAGTCACCGACATCTCCATGCCCAG GATTGGATGTGGACTCGACGGCCTGCAGTGGGAAAAGGTGTCAGCCATCCTTGAGGAGGTGTTTGAGAACACTGACATCAAGATCACAGTGTACACCCTGTGA
- the OARD1 gene encoding ADP-ribose glycohydrolase OARD1 isoform X2 has product MATHLSKDQERIRCVKGDLFSCPSTDALAHCISEDCRMGAGIAVLFKKKFGGVQELLDQKKKTGEVAVLQRDDRYIYYLITKQKVSHKPTYESMQKSLEAMRAHCLNNGVTDISMPRIGCGLDGLQWEKVSAILEEVFENTDIKITVYTL; this is encoded by the exons ATGGCCACCCACTTGTCCAAGGATCAGGAGAGA atcAGGTGTGTCAAGGGGGACCTGTTCTCGTGCCCGAGCACGGACGCCCTGGCTCACTGCATCAGCGAGGATTGCCGCATGGGCGCCGGCATCGCCGTGCTCTTCAAGAAGAAGTTTGGAGGCGtccaggagctcctggatcAAA AGAAGAAGACGGGGGAGGTGGCGGTTCTGCAGAGGGATGACCGCTACATTTACTACCTG ATTACAAAGCAGAAGGTTTCTCACAAGCCCACCTATGAGAGCATGCAGAAGAGTTTGGAAGCCATGAGAGCTCACTGCCTGAACAACGGAGTCACCGACATCTCCATGCCCAG GATTGGATGTGGACTCGACGGCCTGCAGTGGGAAAAGGTGTCAGCCATCCTTGAGGAGGTGTTTGAGAACACTGACATCAAGATCACAGTGTACACCCTGTGA